GCTCGAGTTGCTCCCGCTCGATCGTGATCGTCAAATCGGGGGCCTTCCCGCTGTATCCCTCGATGCTGGTGAGGGCCTCGTTGCTGAGCTCAACGGCAAACCGCTCCCCGTTGTCCGGAGTGTTCAGATTGATGCGGAAGGCCTTGCCTGCGGTTTGTTCCGGATCCAGGCGGATCCCTAGGAAATCAAGCCATAACTGGGTGGACATGGCTTTGATCATGTCTGGACCAGAGGTTTTGGGACTGGAACCCGAGGGGATGCCGGAGCGAAGCTCCAACGCCGCCGCAAGAAAGCTGTTGCGCACGCTTGGACTTTCTTTTTGGTAGCCGATCTGTTCGAAGGCATCAGCGAGCAGATCCTTGGCTGTGTTGTTGTTGGGCTGGGCATAGACCAGCTTGTCGAGAATTTCTGTCGCCAGAAGGTACTGCCCGGCCTTGATCAGGACCTTTGCTTTGGTGAGAATCGGTTTTACACCTCCCATCATTTCCACGTAAAGCGGGGCTGAATCAGACGGCGAAAGCGGCGTCAGTGTTGTGGGGTTGGCGTCCCAATACCCCAAATAGCGGTTGATCACGGCACGGCTGTTGTGTTCTTCAGAGCCGTGATAGCTGTGAGCTGCCCACTGCTGTTTCAGGCTCTCAGGAAGGGTGTAAACATTGTGGATCTCATTAATCGTCACGAATTTGTTGGCGTGATGAAGCACGTTGTTGTTGAGATGGGCGTAAGCATCACGCTGGGCCCGCATCACTTCCTGAATTCGTGCATTGCCCCAACGTGGCCAGCTATGGGAGGCAAACATCACATCGGCCCTACTGCCATAACGAAACAGAGCCTCATTGATTTTTTTGCTTTACTCCAGTGGGTCGCGGATCAAGGCTCCTCGCAGGGTGTAGATGTTGTGGATGGTTCCGGTGATGTTCTCTGCGGCCCAGAACGTTTTGAACTGCGGGAACCAGGTGTTCATTTCCGCTGGGGCTTCGGTGCCAGGGGTGTTCTGGCACTCCATCTCAATCCCGTCGATGGTGATCTTTTCGATCGGCTTGCTGATGATTCGGGAAGGTGGAATTAAACCGGTGGTTCCAGCAGCGGTATTTTTGCCAATGGATTGATCCACATGTCCGAAGGGGCTGCGTGATAACAAAACGCCGTACTGATAAAAAAGACGGCGGTTCATCGCATTGCCGGCGTAGACGTTTTCGCTGACGGCGTGATCCATGAATCCCACCGGAGCAATCACTGGCACCTTGCCTCTACTCACATCTGCTTCGTCGACCACACCGCGGATGCCGCCGAAGTGATCGGCATGGGAATGGGAGATCACCACAGCAGTGACAGGCCGTTCGCCTAACTGATCATTGATGAAGTCGAGAGCAGCGCGGGCGGTTTCCTTGGCCGTAAGCGGGTCAAAGACGATCCAGCCCCGATCCCCCTTAATGAAAGAGATATTGGCTAGGTCGTAGCCCCGCACTTGATAGATGCGATCCGGAACAACTTCATACAGGCCATAGGCCATGTTCAGCACGGCTTGTCGTTGCAGGGAGGGGTGAATGCTTTCGAAGTCCTCTCCGTTGAGCAGCCATTGGTAGCTCTCCATATCCCAGACGACGGTTCCGTCCTCTTTAAGGATTTGTTTGTAGGGGGGTACTGCAATCAATCCTTTTTTGCTTCGTCGAAATCGCGGGTGTCATCAAAAGGAAGGTCACCTTTGTTCTTCAGCCAGAGCTCGACGGTTGCCGCACTAGGCCCCTTGCCCTTCGGATGAAAATGCTGTCCGTGGGCTGCACCTGGATCGGAAAGAACAGCTCCTCCGCCAGCGGCCAGCGCCGTAGCGGGAAGGCTCAAGAGCGGAATGAGTGCACTCGCTCCAGCAATCAGCAAGTTGGTTGTCAAAGCCATGATTGCGAGCAAGCTTGAAAGGTACTAAGTGCTTTTTAGGGGATTCAGTTCACGTTTGCTGCTCCATCTTTGTTTGATGGGTGAGTTAATTGAAAGCGTTTCAAACGCTCGCACGGTCCAAGCTTTAGAGCTCAGTTTCTCTTTGTTGGCCTGGTGGGAGATGCATGGCCGGAAGGACCCAGCTCTGAAGCCATGGATGTTCACCAAGGACGGCAGGTGGCCTGAGCCCCATGAACATTTGAATGTCCTGGAGTGCTGGATTGCCGAGGTGATGTTGCAGCAAACCCAGTTGCAGGTGGTGTTGCCGTACTGGGAGCGCTGGATGGAGGCTTTCCCCACGCTGGAGCGACTGGCTGAGGCGCGCGAACACGACGTGCTCTTGCTTTGGCAGGGGCTTGGTTATTACTCACGAGCCCGCCGTCTTCTCGCGGGAGCCCAGCAACTGATGGGTGAGATCGCTCCTGCCTCCAGCACGACCCTGTCCGCTTGGCCG
This portion of the Synechococcus sp. ROS8604 genome encodes:
- a CDS encoding MBL fold metallo-hydrolase yields the protein MIAVPPYKQILKEDGTVVWDMESYQWLLNGEDFESIHPSLQRQAVLNMAYGLYEVVPDRIYQVRGYDLANISFIKGDRGWIVFDPLTAKETARAALDFINDQLGERPVTAVVISHSHADHFGGIRGVVDEADVSRGKVPVIAPVGFMDHAVSENVYAGNAMNRRLFYQYGVLLSRSPFGHVDQSIGKNTAAGTTGLIPPSRIISKPIEKITIDGIEMECQNTPGTEAPAEMNTWFPQFKTFWAAENITGTIHNIYTLRGALIRDPLE
- a CDS encoding alkyl sulfatase dimerization domain-containing protein — protein: MFASHSWPRWGNARIQEVMRAQRDAYAHLNNNVLHHANKFVTINEIHNVYTLPESLKQQWAAHSYHGSEEHNSRAVINRYLGYWDANPTTLTPLSPSDSAPLYVEMMGGVKPILTKAKVLIKAGQYLLATEILDKLVYAQPNNNTAKDLLADAFEQIGYQKESPSVRNSFLAAALELRSGIPSGSSPKTSGPDMIKAMSTQLWLDFLGIRLDPEQTAGKAFRINLNTPDNGERFAVELSNEALTSIEGYSGKAPDLTITIEREQLERLMTGSADFDQLVQEGVMQLDGSRAVANNLRSMLVQFSPDFEILPGTTPAGSNQGVDANPAQPLRQSEPADTAGG